Sequence from the Euzebyales bacterium genome:
ACCGGTCGTCGGTCACGAAGCGCCGGACGTCGGCAGCGGCGCCGGCCGCCGCGCCCCCCGCGCGGTCGACGCGGTCCGCGCCCTCGTCGATCCGCGTGAGGAGGTCGTCGACCAGAGCCCGGGCGCGACCAGGGTCCTCGGGCTCCCACGCGGCGGGGGCGAACCGGCGGTCGTCGCCGAGGTCGATCAGCTCGGGCGTGTCGCCGTCGTCGGCGGCGCCGTCCTCGCCGCGGCGGGGCTGGAGCAGCAGGTCGATCATGTCCGACAGGCGGACGGGGCGCGGCGGCACCGGACCGGTCACGCCGGCCACGAAGCGCGCGACGGCGGGCAGGCCCTCGGCCGCCGTGCAGGCCAGGAGTGGGCCGAGCAGCTGATCGCCCAGCTCGAACGCACGGCTGTCGGTGCTGACCGTGAAGCGTTGGCGCTCCTGCTCCTCGAGGAACGTGGTGCGTGCGCGCAGCAGCAGGGCGTGCAGCTCGAGGTGGCGCAGCTGGCAGTCCTCGATCAGGTCGAGGAGGATGCCGGCGGCGGGGCGCGTGTCGTGCTCGCCGGCCAGCCCGCGCACGGTGGCGACGAGGTGGCGCTCCGTCTCGAGGCGCTCGGCGAGGTGCGCGAGCGCATCCGCCAGCAGGTCGGGTACGTCGGCCTGCCAGTCGACCTGGCGGATGTCGTGCCGTGTCGCGTCGAGGACGCGCTCGACGTTGGAGGCGTACTGGATGGAGCGCAGGCGTGCGGCACGCGCCGTGTGGACGGCCTGATCGAGCCTCCCGCGCCGCAACTGGGACGCCAGGATGGCCTCCGCCGCCGCGTGCGCGTCGGCGATGTCGCGGTCGAGTGCTCCAACGAAGAGGATCACCGCCTCGTCGGTGGCACGCAGCACCACGCTGCCGTCCGGCGCCTCCACCTCCTCCAGCAGCTTGAACGCGACCTCGGCCCGACGGTGGCGGCGGCCCGACCAGTCGCTGTAGGGCAGCGCGAACGCCTCCCGCCGGTGACGGTCGTTGAGCAGTCCCGTGACGACGGCGTCGGCGACCCGTCGGGACTCCTCGGGGGGACGGTCCGGCGCCGACATCCGCGCGAGCTGGGCCAGGCGCTGGCGCACCTGCTCGCCGGTTGCGCCGAACTCCAGGCCCATGTGGTCGATGACGGTGTCGATGGCTGCCAGCGCGAGGCCGCGCAGGTCGTAAGGCGACCAGTCGCCGTCGCGCAGCGCCTTGCCTGCCTCCAGGTCGTGCAGCGGCGCGGTCCGCAGCAGGGCCCTGACGCGACGCACGAAGCTGTCATCAACCCACGGTGCGTCGGTGAGCGGGAGGCGGGGCGTGGCCGTGTCGACCATGGGGCTGGAGCCTATCGAGCGGTGTCAAACCGATTTGCAGCCTCGGAGGCCCGTGACGATCGCCGGCCGTGAGGTCGACCACTGCAGCCGGCGGTACGCATCCGAGCGCGTTTCCCAGCTGTACCTGGGCGGAGTCCCGAGCGAGATGGCTTGGGTGCCGTGGGAGAGGGTCGTGACACTGATGACAGATGACCAGGCGAAGTCCATCGCCCGACTCTGGGGCGCACGCAGGGTTGGAACGACATCGTCGACCCCTGACGATCGACGATCCTCAGCGACTGCTCAGAGTCCGTTCGGCGGCAGCGCGAACACGTGGGGAAGCATCGCAACCGGGATGCCCGCTGCCAGCGCAAGGGTGTTCGTAGCTGCCGCCGGAGGGACGCACAGCTCGGGACGTCCGCTGAAGACGACGGCCGTCTCCATACCTAGCCGCGGAGCCTGCATGACCCACTCGGCGACTTCGAGGTGCAGTTCGCCGATGTTGGGTCCGCTGCTGGAATAGAAGTCCGATAGGTCCTCCACCTGAACGCCGATCTGTGGAAGAACACCGGACAGCCAACCGCGGATGTCGGGCTCGTCGATCAGGTGGAAGACTTCTCCATGTTCCCGATGCGGTGGATGATGGCCGTACGCGCGTCAGCTGCCTCCTGGGGCATCAGTTCGCCAATCGCCGAAGGCAGCCGCATCGGCCCGATGATCGTGAGTGAGCCAGCCATTCATCAGCATTCTGTCGATCGAGCGGTAGCACCCCGTCCTGGCGACGTGCTCGATCAGTCAGACGACGATGTCATCGCGCAGTCCGAGGACCGGCCGCGCAAGGCGATCGATCTCTTCCTGTGGAACGCCGAGCTCCTGGAGAGCTACGACCAGGTGGCCGACAAGTGTGTCGAACTCGCCGTTCGTGATGTCCAGATGCTCGTCGGCATCGCGCATGCTGGCACCAGAGTAGGTGTTCGGGCCACCGGCGACGGCGGTGATCATCGCGCGCTGGTGAGCCTTGAGGCGCGCGAGGTTCACCCCTTCGAAGTGGTGGTTGACGCGTTCGTCGGCGAGCACCTTTCGATAGAAGAGGTCCACCGCGGCCCGGACTGCATCAGTACCGCCGATCCTGTCATACGGTGGTCTGCGGCGCACCGTCTCCCAGAGCCATCGTCTTCTCCTGTTCGTCCCGTTCGAATGGTCGTACGTCAGGCACTGTCACGATCGTCTCGCGAAGTCCGAGAATCGTCGGCGTCAACTGCTCAACGAGCCGGGGATCCTCGGCGGGTACGAGGCGCGCGTGTACTGGGACGGCGTTCAGTTCGTGGTGCCTCGCCGATCTCGGCGCGCCGGGCGCGGGCGAACGCGACGGTCTGCGCCCAGAACTCGCCGTCGTCGTCCTGCTCCCACCAACCGGTGACCTCCTCACGAAGTCCGTGACGACGGACGTAGTTCAGTAGCGCACCCACCTGCCGCTCGCTGATCGTCTCGCCGGGATCGCTCGACTGCTGCGCTGCGGTCTCGAGCGCGGCCAGATCCCGGACGAGTTGGGCTTCCGTATCACGGCGGATCGCGCCGGTTCGCGCGAGAACGGTCACGGCGAAGTCCGGCCGATCCGGCTCCTCCCAGAAGTAGGCGAGCAGGCGCGCATGGGGGTGCGAGATCGTCATGCGGCCCGGTTGTCGTCTTCCGACGTCTGGCGCGTACGTGTTACCTCGAGCCGATGCGCCAGCACGTCGTGTTCGACTGCCCTCCAGCATGGCCCCTGACCCTTCGATCACGGCATGCTACTACGATGAGTCTGGTCAGCGTAGCAATATGTTGGCATGTGACCACTCGGATGGGCTAGTCAAACGGCGGTTTTCGCCGGAACGGCGGTGTCGCCCGGCCGGAGGCGCGGTGCGACACCGGATTCCTCGGCCGGGACCGGGCCTGCATTTGTCACGACCGACATCGACGTACTGGCAGCTGATCGATGCACGCCGTCGCCCAGCGGTCCCATCCGAGCGCCAGCGGGTCTTGGCGCTCGTACACGGTATCGCCGATGCGACGGCGACCACGTTGTTCGCGGGCAAACCGCACGCTGGAGGTCGTCGACCACATCGGCGACCTGCCGGCTGACGTGGATGGTGATCCCAACGCGCACCGAGCACTCGGCTTGCGCCCAGCCCGTGTCATCACCAGGACTCCTCGTGGCAGCTTGCTGACGCAACAGTCGTGTCCGGTGCTGGCGCCGGCTGGAGGTCCAGGGCAATCGGTGTAGGGCCGCTTCGGATGGTCGTCGCTGCCCCGCGCACACTGCATTCCGGCGTTCCGGTGCTTCTCGACTTCATTGCGGACTGGTTCGTGAGACGTTGATCCACGACTCTCGTGGCTCGACCTGGATCGAGGCGACACCTGCCGATCCGTCGGACCGGGGGCAGGGGTTCGAACCTGATGTTCTGCCCGCCCGTCGTCGATCACAGCCACGCGACGTCCCCACACGCCACAGGCGGACGGATCGAACGAAGCGCTGGCCGCTCTCACGACGTCTGTGCCGAAGTCCTCGATGCGACCGGGGCAACCGCGTCGCGATCTCACAGATGCGTGAGCGGTGACTACCTCCAGTCGGTGACCGCCCGTCGCCGACCTCCATGCGCAGCCGAAGCTGTCCGACCACCGCTTCTCGGCGACCACGGCCGACCGCGTGCGGCGGTCGGGACTCAAGCCCTGACGCCCGGGGCGGTCAGGCCACCGTCTCGATCGTCGGGCGCAGGTCCCGTTCGGGCGGCGTCCACGTCATGGCGTCCGCCGGCACCTGGTCGCCGGATCGTATGTCGCGGACGCTGTCGCTGTCGACCTCACCGTGGGCCGGGAACCACACGAAGGGGATGCCGCGGCGGTCGGCGTGGCGGATCTGCTTTCCGAAGCGGACTGGCTCGTGGAACACCTCGGCGGCGATGCCGCGTGCGCGCAGCTCCCGGGCGATCGCGGCGGACCGGTCCCGGGTCTCCTCGGCGACCAGAGCGACCAGCACGCACGTGGGTGTCGAGCGCGAGGCCGCGATGGCGCCACCGCCCAGGAAGCGCCCGAGCAGGCGGGATACGCCGACCGAGACACCGACACCGGGCAGCGCGTGCCCGTCGCCGGACGCCAGGTCGTCATAGCGCCCGCCCGAGCAGATCGACCCGAGGTCGGCGTGGCTCTCGATGGTCGACTCGTAGACGGTGCCGGTGTAGTAGTCGAGACCGCGGGCGACGTGCAGGTCGGCCAGGACCGAGCCGTGCGGTAGCGCGGAAGTGGCTGCGATCACGGACGCCAGCTCGTCGACGCCCCGTGCCAGCAGGTCGTCGGTGACGCCGAGCGCCGCGACCTCGTCGACGAAGCCCGTGTCGGGCGTCCGGATCGTCGCCAGCCGGAGCCAGCGGTCCGCCTCGGCGTCGTCCATGGCGACCTGGTCGCACAGCATCTCGCGCACGGCGGCCGCGCCGACCTTGTCGACCTTGTCGAGCGCGCGGACGACCTCGGTCGTGTCCTCACGGCCCAGGCCGGCACCGAAGCCGTCGAGGATGCGACGGTTGCTGACCAGCACCGTGGCGCGTGGAACGGGCAGGGTCGCCAGCAGCTCGTGCATGATCACCGGCATCTCGGCGTCGAAGTGCAGCGGCAGCTCGCCGTCGGCGACGACGTCGAGGTCGGCCTGGTAGAACTCGCGGTACCGCCCCTCCTGCGGTCGCTCGCCACGCCAGACCTTCTGGATCTGGTAGCGCTTGAATGGGAAGCGCAGGTGCCCGCGGAACTGCCGGACGTAGCGCGCCAGCGGCACGGTCAGATCGAAGTGCAGGCCCAGCTCGTCGGCGTCGTCGTCACCTTGCAGCCGGCCGACGGTGTAGATCTCCTTGGTCGTCTCGCCCTGGTGCACGAGGTGCTCCAGCGGCTCCACGGCGCGCGTCTCCAACGGCACGAAGCCGTAGAGCTCGGCGAGGTGCCGGATGCGGTCGAGCAGCTCCTGTTCGACCATCCGCTGCTCGGGCAGCCACTCGGGGAAGCCGCTGAGCGGTGTGATCTGCGATCTGGAGGACACTGCGATGACGACCTTCCACACCACGCCCGCACGGCGTGGCGGCGTGTGACACGGGGTCGGAAGCGTAGCAGCGGCACCTCGGCTCCGGCCGTCCGCGCGCCCGCCCCCGGATGCCGGGCACGACCCGATTGCACTGTACCCACACGGGTGCGTAGCATCCGTGACATGTTCGAGATCAGCCCCTCAGCGGGGTACACCCAGACACTGCGCTGCGCGCTCCGACAGGAACCCGGGATGCTCGGGCGGCTGACATCGGCCATCGGCGAGGCGGGCGGCGACCTCGAGGCGCTGGAGATCGTCGGGCACCGGGACGGCGTCGTCATCCGCGACATCAGCGTGATGGCACGCGACGAGGACCACGCGCGGCAGATCGCCGACGCGGCCTCCAAGGTCGACGGTGTCGAGGTGCTCCGCGTCACCGACCGCATCTTCGAGCAGCATCGCAACGGCAAGCTCGGTGTGGTCAGCAAGATCCGAGTCCGCACGCGCAACGACCTGTCGATGGCCTACACCCCCGGGGTCGGGCGTGTCTCGCGCGCCATCTCCGAGCATCCCCAGCAGGTCTGGGACTTCACCTTCCGCGGCAACACCGTCGCCGTGCTGACCGACGGGACGGCCGTGCTGGGCATGGGCGACATCGGCCCGGAGGCCGCGCTGCCTGTCATGGAGGGCAAGGCCCTGCTGTTCAAGGAGTTCGCCGACATCGACGCCTTCCCCGTGTGCGTGGACGTGTCGAGCGCCGACGAGCTGATCGCGGTCGGCAAGGCGATCGCCCCGACGTTCGGTGGGATCAACCTCGAGGACATCGCGTCACCGCGCTGCTTCGAGGTCGAGCGGGGGCTCAAGGACGCCCTGGACATCCCGGTGTTCCACGACGACCAGCACGGCACCGCGGCCGTCGTGCTGGCCGCGCTGATGAACGCCGCGAGGACCACGGGCCGGTCGATGGACGAGCTGCGGATCGTGATGCTGGGGATGGGTGCGGCCGGCGTCGCGTGCGTCGATCTGCTCAACCACGTCGGCGTCGCCGACATCATCGGCTGCGACCGCGGTGGCATCATCCACCCCGGGCGCGACGACCTCGACGACGTGAAGCGTGCCGTCGCGGAGCGGACCAACGCGGAGCACCGCACCGGAGGCCCCAAGGACGCGTTCGACGGTGCCGACGTCTTCATCGGGCTGTCGGGCCCCAACACCGTCGAGCCCGCGTGGGTGGCGAGGATGGCCAACGACGCAATCGTGTTCGCGCTGGCCAACCCCGTGCCCGAGATCATGCCCGAGCTGCTGCCCGACACCGTCGCTGTCATCGCGACCGGCCGCAGCGACTACCCGAATCAGATCAACAACGTGCTGGTGTTCCCCGGCATCTTCCGAGGGCTGCTCGATGCGCGTGCCACCAACGTCAACCTCGACACCGAGCAGGCTGCCGCGCAGGCGCTGGCCGACATCGTAACCGAGGAGGAGCTGTCGGCCGACTACATCATCCCGTCGCCGTTCGACGAGCGCGTGGTCCCCGCTGTCGCCGAGGCCGTGCGCTCGCAGGTCACCGCCGCCGGCGAGGCACGGGCCACCGCCGAAGACGACTGATCTCCGCAGCGGCCGGTGGCGATCGTGACCGTCAGCCCGCGCTGAGGCTGACGCCGAGCACCGGGCCTGCCAGCGCGACCATCACGAGCGTGATGAGCACGATGCCGACGCCGTTGAGGATGATGCCGGTGCGCGCCATCTGCTGGATCGCGGGAAGCCCGCCGACGCCTCGACCTGCTGACCGATGAACGCGTCGACGCCGGTTGCCGCTGGTGGCGGCCGCGAGCGACAGCCCGCCGCCGAACAGCAGCACGATGCCCCACGGCGGCTGCGTCGCCGACTCCCAGTCGAGCACGAACACACCGGCTCGCGGGTGATCGGCCACGCGAACAGCACCATGGCGGCGCCGATGGCGATCGCGGCATCGTCGCTGCCCTCCAGCGTGGTACCGGCCGCCCAGCCCTGCAGCGGGGTGCCGATGATCCACAGCAGCGCCGTGAGCGCGAACACGCCCGCGACCACCTTCTCGCCGCGAAGGCGGTGCCCAGCTTGGAGGACGGTCGCGACGCTCGGCGCGCCACGTCCCGTGATGCTGCTGCCGATCGGGCCTGGCGGTCCTTGAGCTGGTGTTCGACCGTGTGGAGCACGTCGATAGCCTCCGGCCGGTACCCTGCGACGCACCGGATAGACCTCCGGGTCCCCACCCGCCACGAGGTGGGCGGGGAGGCGGGTTCCGCGTACAGGTGCCGCGTGGTCCACGCCAGCGACCGGCGGGATCCCCCGGCGGACGACAGCGACGGAGGAAGCGGACATGAAGGCGATCCGAGTGGGCGCGATCGGCGGACCGGAGGAGCTGCAGCTGCGCGACGTCGACGACCCCACGCCGGAACCCGGCGAGGTGCTGGTCCGCGTGGCCGCCGCTGGGCTGAACTTCATCGACGTCTACCACCGGACGGGCCGGTACCCGCTCGACGTGCCGACCGGCATTGGCATGGAGGGCGCCGGCGTCGTCGAGGAGGTCGGCGCAGGCGTCACCGACGTCACTGTGGGTGATCGCGTCGCGTGGGCGGATGTGCTCGGCTCCTACGCCGAGCTGCAGACCGTGCCGGTGTACCGCGCGGTGGTGGTACCGGAGGAGATCCACCTGGAGGTGGCCGCGGCGGTCATGCTGCAGGGCATGACCGCGCACTACCTGGTCACCAGCACCTTCCCGCTGCGCGCCGAGGACACGGCGCTGGTCCATGCCGGAGCCGGGGGGGTGGGTCAGTTCCTGGTCCAGCTCGCGTCGCGGACCGGTGCGCGCGTACTGGCGACGGTGTCGACCGCCGAGAAGGCCGAGCTGGCGGCCGCGGCGGGAGCCCACGAGGTCATCCGCTACACCGAGGTCGACTTCGCCGAGGAGGTCGAGCGCCTGACCGACGGCGGCGTGGACGTCGTCTACGAGTCCGTTGGCAGGGAGACGTTTGACCGTAGCCTGACATGCCTGCGCACGCGCGGCTACCTGGTGCTCTACGGCCAGTCCAGCGGACCCGTCGAGCCGTTCGACCCGCAGCGGCTGGCCGCCGGGGGGTCGCTGTTCCTGACGCGGCCCACGCTGTTCCACTACATCGCCACGACGGAGGACCTGCGATGGCGGGCCGGCGAGCTGTTCGACGCCATCGCCGAGGGCAGCCTGACCGTGCGCATCGACCGCGAGCTGCCGCTGTCCGACGCTGCTGAGGCCCACCGCTACATCGAGGGGCGCGGCACGCGTGGGAAGGTGCTGCTGGTGCCCTGACCGGCGCGTCGCGTCTGGCCGCTCGGGGCGTTGGGTACGCTGCGCGTCGCCGACCCGACGTCGAAGGAGCGCGTGACGTGACCTCAGGCAGCGACAGCGATAGGTCGTGTGGTGTGACCTATGCAGAGCAGTTCCGCCGCAGCGTCGACGATCCCGGTGGGTTCTGGCGGGAAGCGACAGGACTGATCACGTGGGACACCGAGCCGGAGACCGTGCTCGACGCCAGCGACCCGACCCACCCCCGCTGGTTCGCCGACGGGCGGCTGAACACCTGCTACAACGCCGTGGACCGTCATCTCGACGAACGGGGTGACCAGATTGCGATCGTCCACGACTCGCCGGTGACCGACAGCATCACCCGCCTGACGTACCGGGAGCTGCACGACCAGGTCGCCCGGTTCGCCGGCGCGCTGCGCGACCTCGGTGTCGAGACCGGTGACCGCGTCATCATCTACATGCCGATGGTGCCTGAGGCGGCGATCGCGATGCTGGCCTGCGCACGGATCGGCGCCGTGCACTCGGTGGTCTTCGGCGGGTTCGCGCCCCGCGAGCTGGCCGTGCGCATCGACGACGCCACGCCCAAGGTCCTGGTCGCTGCGTCCTGCGGCATCGAGCCGGCGCGGGTCGTCGAGTACATGCCGATCATCAACCGGGCACTCGACATGGCGACCCATCAACCCGATGCGTGCGTCGTGCTCCAGCGTGACGCCCGTCCCGCCGATCTGACCGAGGATCGCGATCACACGTGGGCCGACGTGATGACGGCGGCGGAACCTACCGACTGCGTGCCGTTGGCCGGCGACGACCCTCTCTACATCCTCTACACCTCCGGTACGACGGGCAAGCCGAAAGGTGTGCTGCGTGACAACGGCGGTCACGCGGTGGCGTTGCGTTGGAGCATGCCGAACATCTACGACACCCATCCGGGTGAGGTGTTCTGGGCCGCGTCGGACGTCGGCTGGGTCGTCGGCCACTCGTACATCGTCTACGCGCCGCTGCTGACGGGCTGCACCACGATCATGTACGAGGGCAAGCCGGTCGGCACCCCGGACGCGGGGGCGTTCTGGCGGGTCATCGCCGACCACGGAGTGCACACGCTGTTCACCGCACCGACCGCGTTCCGGGCGATCAAGAAGCAGGACGCGGAGGGGGCGCACCTCAAGGGCCACGACCTGTCGCACTTCCGCGCGCTGTTCCTCGCCGGCGAACGCACGGACCCGGACACCTACGACTGGGCGACCGGCCTGCTGGACCGCCCGGTGGTCGACCACTGGTGGCAGACCGAGACCGGGTGGCCCATGGTCGCCAACCCGATCGGCATCGAGCAGCTGCCCATCAAGCCTGGCTCGGCCGCCGTGCCGGTCCCGGGGTGGCGGGTCGAGGTCCTCGAGGAGCACGGCCGCCAGCAGTCGGCAGGGGAGGAGGGCGCGATCGCCATCCGCGTGCCCCTGCCCCCGGGTGCGCTGCTCACCGTGTACGGCGACGACGACCGCTACGTTCGCGAGTACCTGTCGAGGTTCGACGGCTACTACCTGACCGGCGATGGCGGCTACATCGACGAGGACGGCTACGTGTTCATCATGGGCCGCACCGACGACGTGATCAACGTCGCCGGTCACCGTCTGTCGACCGGCGCGATGGAGGAGGTCGTCGCCTCGCACGCCGACGTCGCCGAGTGCGCCGTCGTCGGCGTGGCCGACCAGATGAAGGGCCAGCTGCCCGTCGGCTTCGTGGTCCTCAAGGCCGGCGTCGACACCGATCACGATGTGCTGCGGGCCGAGCTGGTGCACATGGTGCGAGACGAGGTCGGCGCAGTCGCGGCGTTCCGTGACGTGCGCGTCGTCGACAAGTTGCCCAAGACGCGGTCCGGCAAGATCCTGCGTCGTACGATGCGCAGCATCGCGGACGGCAGGGACTACGCGACGCCGTCGACGATCGAGGATCCTGATGCGCTGGCGACCATCGAACGGGCGGTGGGTCGTTCCTGAGGGCGCACGCGTCGACTGTCCGGCCGGCCGGACCGCGGGGTGCAGCGGCTACAGGGCGTGTGCGAAGATGTTCAGAGGGCATCCTGCTCCTGCAGTCGAGGACAGGCGGAGGCGGCGTGAGGTTGAGCAGTGCTGCGGGAAGCCACGTGGGGTTGATCCGCCCCCAGAACGAGGACAGCTACCTGTGTGAGCCTCCCCTGTACGTGGTCGCCGACGGCCTCGGCGGTCACGCGGCGGGTGAGGTGGCGTCCGCGCTCGTCGTGGAACGTCTCGGCGAGCTGCGCTTCGACGAGGACACGACCGCCGACGCCGCGCAGCATGCGCTGACGGAGGCGGTGCGCGACGCCAACCGCAGGATCCACCACTCCGCCGCCGAGGACCCGCAGCACGCCGGCATGGGCACGACCGTGACAGCCGCTGTCGCGGTGGGCGAGACACTGTGCTTCGCCCATGTCGGCGACAGCCGCGGCTACCTCCTGCGGGGTGACGGGCTGTCGCAGATCACGGAGGACCACACGCCCGTCCAGCGTGCGGTCCGCGCCGGCGTGATCTCCGCCGAGGAAGCCCTTCACCACCCCAGCAGGCACGTGCTGGCGCAGGCGGTAGGGCTCGATGTCGACGTCGAGATCGACACGCCACGCGTTGACCTGCAGCCCGGCGACCGGGTCGTGCTGTGCACTGACGGCATGACCGACCCGATCCCCGACGCCGACATCCCCGGCGTGATCGGTGACGCCGACACCCCGGAGGCCGTCGTCGAGGCGCTCATCACGGCGGCGCTGCAGCGCGGAGGCCCTGACAACGTCACGATCGTCGTCATCGACGTCGCAGCATGATCAGTCAGACGTGGTCGCGCGACACGTCGCCCTGGCGACGCGGTGGTCGGCGGGGCGGCCGGACCCACGACGGGAACGGCTGATGTCCGCGCGCGGCCGGACGTCGCTCGTCGAACGTGCGGCCGCGCTCGGTGTCACCGACCAGCGGGTCCTCGACGCGATGGCCCAGGTGCCGCGGGTGGCGTTCGTGCCGCCGTCGGCCAGGTTGGTCGCCAACCGCGACGCGCCCATCCCCATCGGACACGGGCAGACCACGTCGCAGCCGACGTTGATCGCGCACATCGTCGCCTCGCTCGAGCTGGCGCCCAACGACCGGGTGCTGGAGGTCGGGACCGGGCTCGGGTACCAGACGGCGCTGCTGGCGCTGGTCGCTGAGCAGGTCTACAGCATCGACCGGTTCGCTGACCTGGTCGAGACCGCACGCGGCAACCTCGCCTCCCGCGGGATCCACAATGTCGTCCTCACGGCGGGCGACGGAACCCTGGGATGGCCTGAGTACGCGCCGTTCGACGCGATCGTGGTGTCCGCGGCCTTCGCCACGGTGCCGCCGCCACTCGTCGAGCAGCTGGCGGAGGGCGGACGGTTGATCCAGCCGCTTGGTGAGCAGCACGGCGACGACCTGGTCCGGTTCGTCAAGCGTGGCGGCAAGCTGGTCGTCGACCGGCACCTCGGTGCGGCCCGCTTCGTCCCGCTGCGGGGTGACCACGGGCTGGCCGACGACCGTTGAGCGCCGGCGGGGTCCCGGTCGCGCGGTGTGACGTCGACCGCGCGGTGGCCTGACCGCCATGCCCGTGATGGTGACCGGAGCCGAGCAGGGGCTCGGAGCCGCCGTGACCGATCAGCTGCTGGCGTCCGGTGGTGAGGTCCGCGCCTTCCTCGACGCGACCGACGTCGGTGCCGACGCGGCGGCCGCGCTGCGTGCGCGTGGCTGCAAGGTCGCGGTGGGCGAGCTCGACGACGAGGGGCACCTGGAGGCCGCGCTCGCGCAGGTGCACACCGTCGCGCACTGTGTCGTCGGGCCCCTGCTGGAGCCAGCCGTGCAGGTCGTGAACGCCGCGACGCTCGCGAGTGCACTGCTCGGCGCAGGCGTGCGCCGGCTGGTGTGGGTCCGCGAGTTGGCTGTCGACCCGGCCAACCGGTACCTGGCCGCGCTCGATGAGATCGGCGCGCTGTTCGAGGAGCTGCCTGTGGAGACCGTCACGCTGTCGACCGCCCTGAGGTACGGGCCCGCCGATCGGTTCACCCGGAGGCTCGCCAGCGGGTGGGTGCCGGCGACCGACGTCGATCTCGCGACGCCCCACGCGCCGATCCACGTCGACGACGTGACCCGGGCCGTCGTCACCGCCGACCGGCAGCGTGATGCGGTCGCCGACCTGCACATGCGCCTCGGACTGCTCGGGCCCGAGACCATGCCGCTGGGGGATCTGCTCGGACGGCTGGGTGCGGCCGCCGTACGCG
This genomic interval carries:
- a CDS encoding NmrA family NAD(P)-binding protein, which encodes MVTGAEQGLGAAVTDQLLASGGEVRAFLDATDVGADAAAALRARGCKVAVGELDDEGHLEAALAQVHTVAHCVVGPLLEPAVQVVNAATLASALLGAGVRRLVWVRELAVDPANRYLAALDEIGALFEELPVETVTLSTALRYGPADRFTRRLASGWVPATDVDLATPHAPIHVDDVTRAVVTADRQRDAVADLHMRLGLLGPETMPLGDLLGRLGAAAVRGGKPSGDAPAWVADWLSHPAVAPPDGSAPMTVARGATHLQSPASR